A region of the Scatophagus argus isolate fScaArg1 chromosome 6, fScaArg1.pri, whole genome shotgun sequence genome:
CCCAATATTTCCTCAGTGTCATGCTCTGGGCATTAAATAAATCCTGTTAGTCTGAAACACCAGCTGGCCGCTCAGATGCTTTGAGCTTGTTCTGCAAGgctggcatgtgtgtgtgtgtgtgtccaggaaAGCACAATAATATGCAGTGTACATACATGCTAATAAAGTGATAATAaagatacacagacagaaatggtagattcttcctctctcattcacacacacacacacagtttaacagagGATCAGAGGTCAAGTATAGGAGATGCAGACCTGACACAGCAGTAGGAATGTGGAACGGCCGTGAAAGAGCAGTGTGTTTGGATCTCAGGTTGGTGCAAGATGAAGGGACGAATGTGGAGCCAAAGTGTGAGCAAGTCCAGCTCAGTAAGAGACAAGGATGGCAAAGCTTATTAATAATGTAATAGCTTATTGATTCCATGTTTGGGTGGCTGTCGTCTCTTTTGCGGGGGGGTCAGCACAGTGTTGGATGCTGAGACCCTGTAAAGGTTCAGTGGCTTTCTCATAGACCCCGCAGTCTTGAGCCAAGCACCTCCGGCTGAAGATCCTCCTGCTTCTTAAACTTCTCCATCCTGCCGCCCTGAGAGAGtgagactgagtgtgtgtgacagcgaGAGACACTCGAGGCTCTTCTGTGACACAGATCTTGCACCATTGTCtcagacaaagaaacaagaatTGGGGCCCTGGAGGATTTTTTTGATCTTCACTTCAGCAGCCCCTGTCGTGCACATGTGGGACCATAATTAATGCTCTGATTGGATCTTGTGTACTGTATCTCCTTTTCCATCTGTCATCATGCGGGGCTCAGATTAATAGTTTGGCACTTCCTGTTCATCAAAGCCTTTAAGCACTCCAGCTCtggctgtgtttctctgagtaCAGGGTCTGTTCCAAATTTTAGATGACTCTCTGCATCCTGGTGTTTCATGGGTGCACTGATAAGGCTTTCAGCTGCATACTGGCTGAAGGCACCAAACTGACCTACAGAAGATATCTTACCAACGATGGGCTTTGACAACTACAGGTCAAGTTACTTGGGCCTTTTACTGAGGCAGCCAGCAAGGTGGCGACAGAGAAAGTCAAGGGGTCGGGTCTTTAAGGGGGGCTCATGTTGTTCAAACTGGAGGCCGGAGGGAGCTGGTGCTCTGCTTTTTGTGGGCTCTTTCCAACATCCTGTGGTGACAGGGCCCATTTTTAAACTCTAAATCCTGAACCATATTTGGTCAAAAGtagttgatgtttgtttatatttgagCTGCTTGGCCCCTGGAATAAAGTTTCCCTCCAACATGAGTGGGAACTGTATTTTAAGCAGCTTAtgttctgtcactttctctctgctggtgaatgttatgattttttttctcaatagAGATGAAATATTCTTGGAGATGCttaatcttttttatttcctggcTTCCATATTACATAATGCCATGCatgcttaattaaaaaaaacatattctaAACTAAAGTCTTTTGATGTGaacttttcctccctctgtaaAATTGAATCACTTATGCAGATCCTCCTTTATGctttgatgttatttattttttttcagccgGTGTGCTCTAAATTATTTCCTCCCATGTAATCAAATGCCTCAGCATAATATCCTCTGCCTGTTTACATATAGACCTCCTGTTTCCGCAAAGACACAGTAAAGCTAAATCCCTAAACAATAACATAATGTGTTTCAGTTCACGTCTCGTGACTAATTAAgtctgtaaaaaatgtttttcttaaacACATTCTTCTgctgaagtgatttttttcccccctcaaaacacacaaaaaagtctCCTAGaatgtttttctcctttcttgaCAAACACAAAGGCTTCCCTTTTCATCTCCACTTTTCAGCAGGGACAGGGTTGTGTGATCGAGACGGTAGTTATTTCCAGTTGAGTGTTCTTGGAGTGAATCTAAATGAAATGCTGAGAATGCTGCTGAGCTAGCATTAGCCAAGAGGGAGAGTTACTCGTTATCACTTTGCCTTTCTGCTACATTAGGACTCATCACTGAAGAGCTGAAATTTGCAAGTAtccagtgtgagtgtgtgtgtgtgagagagagagagtttgtttgtttcttgtcagCCAGAAACTGCTGCGCTAAGTTCGAGGGGTTATTCACCGCATGGctcacattcttcttcttctgccactGGCCACGGATCCCCCAGTGCTTCTTGTCAAAACATTACGAGCCATCGCTTCTCAGAATATGCATGAGGAGCCGTCTCAGCCTCCGGACCACAAATAGTTTGTGTTTACGCTGTGGTAATTCACCACAAACCTGAGTGGGAggaatcatttttttcttgtgtgagACGGGAATGTCAGTGTTACTGTGGCTCACCAGCATATGACCTGTGACCTGTTCTGCTGCCTCCATCTTCTTTactctgtccctcctcctccgcctgTGCACTCTCCAGCCTCctgtcagcagcacagacacgGCTCTCCAGAGTAACCCTGTTTTAGCTACCTATGCCACTCTCTATCTCAGTGTGATTTcatgcccccccctcccccttctgttcctgtgtgtgtgtttgtctcagacTGGCAGATCGCCACGCTGGCCCTGCTGTTGGGTGGAGCGGCCCTCACCCTGCTCTCTTTCCTCATGGCGCTGATCTCCCTGTGCCTCAGCTCCAGGAGTCGTTGCTACAAACCCGTTGctgtcatgttgttttctgcaggTGAGCAGAGGCAGGCTGGtccaaaaatacagaaaagtcaCTGTTAAGCTTCCAAATAAATGTCAATAGTAGGTTGGTTGTCAGGAGAAAAATCCAAGGTGCTGaaatcttattttctttcctccattATTTGGACAACATTTTAGTGGCCACCACAGTGCCTTGCATCTCCCTCATTattacagttcagttttattaaatCTTTGTAATTCTGTATGTATTCACCACATGTATTTTGAGTACTTTCTCTCCTTCCCATTTTCCTCTGCAGTGGTGCTTCAGATGTGCAGCTTGGTCCTGTTCCCCATCAAGTTCATAGAGACGGTCAGTCTGAGGGTGTACCACGAGTTTAACTGGGGCTACGGCCTGGCCTGGGGATCCACCATCTTCTCGTTTGGAGGAGCCATCCTTTATTGCCTCAACCCCAAGAACTATGAAGACTACTactaaaatacacaaagaagaTAAATTGAGACTCTCTGTGTTAACCAGTGTCCTTTCAGTATTAGGAACTTACTGTTTGTTACacagtgcacaaacacagattagAAAAATAGGAATTAACTATTTTTCTACTGTTAGTCCTGAAGCTAACAATGCTTCTTGTTAGTTTCAGGACTCGTAATGAGCTCTTCCATTTGTTAACTTATTATCTCAAAGACTACAGTATACTCACTGACTGAAGCCCTGCGCTGCGCTTTTTTGGCAAAAAATCCGGTTgtgaaaaagaaatccaaacCAGCCAGTTTAATTCAGAAAAGAAAGTCACCACTCAGATAAGTCTGCGTCTCCTTTAAGTGGAGCTCTAGTAGGTCTTAGATTTGGGCAGAAAATATGGAGGGAACAGATGGATTCACTGACCCCACACTGGGAAGAACTGGTGAACTAattaaccaatcagagcagagaagGCAAAGAATGATATACACTGAGGCCAGTCAGTGGAGTAACAGATCTTGGGAGAAAAATATCCAACTCAAGTGATATCCTGAGGATGACAAAGTGACGAGGACAGGGCACGCAtaagaaaatgtgacatttcccCAGAGACGCACTACATCTGGAACTTGACCTAGCGTTCTACCTCCAGTAGAGTTTAATAGCTTGGGGAAAGCATGTCATAGAGCTCCAAAGGACTGGCTTGATTTTCCTCTGACCTATTTGAGTCTATAAAAAGGCCCACAATAGTCATAATAAACAGCAGCTATGTAAGACAGTAAAAACATTCCACAGCCACCTTCTAAATGATATCATACTTGTGAGAGGAACATTTAGTGGGTTATGAATAGCACAGTCTGTCACAAGTAAACAGTCTGCAGACCTGAGGCTGCTATTGCAAACCTGCAACATAACCTAAGTTGTATCTTGCTTTTTGATAAAATTGTTGTATTATATTTAAGTATGTGCAGTAAGCATAATAAAGTAATATTCATTTTCAAGAAGACCAGTGGGAAGGAAGATGGCAAATGATCATgtctgctgagtgtgtgtgcctgcccACATGCTCATACCACCCAGCATGTGCTCACACACCCCATGTGATGCTGCCTTATCTTCTCACCCTGTAGGAAATGGGAATGCTCTCAGTAGAGTGAAATACAGTGGTAGATTTTTCTGCTTCGGGTAGGAAGAGGCTGTAGCAGAAGCGTTTGGGAGAAAATAGTGAAATTAGTTTTTGCTCCTGTTTTAAGGTCCATGATAAAGTACTTATAGCAGATGCCAGAGTGCAACGTGCTGTGCATGAGTAGTGTTATGGTGACTCTGGGATCAATCAATAACAACATGAAAAGGGGCAGAAAACCTGCACTGATCTTCTCCTCTTACAACCTTAAtaaaagtgagtgtgtgtgtgtgtacatgccaCCACGACAGATCGCTGCTTTGAGTCCCACTGGTATGATCGCTAACATAATAAAGATGTACTGGGGAAAACAAGAATGTTTGGTCCATTTGGAATAACAAATGAGCATTTGTGAATTATGACGAACTATGCAGACATGCCAGCTGTGTGTGGTCAAGTCACATAGAATCAGCTCCTTTATTAAGTACAGCAAGTTGAGGCATTTGCACAGGAAATCAACATTTGAACACATGATACAGGGTGGTATAATCTGCATAAAAGTACCAGGAATATACTCATATGCAAGTGTCTTTagtgttcttt
Encoded here:
- the tmem47 gene encoding transmembrane protein 47, with the protein product MASSVSGTEEVRVSALTPLKLVGLVCVFLALCLDAGALLSPAWVTADDQYYLSLWMSCWKPVSSVEWSCTSTLSTDWQIATLALLLGGAALTLLSFLMALISLCLSSRSRCYKPVAVMLFSAVVLQMCSLVLFPIKFIETVSLRVYHEFNWGYGLAWGSTIFSFGGAILYCLNPKNYEDYY